Proteins from a single region of Streptococcus mitis:
- a CDS encoding magnesium transporter CorA family protein — MFLEKQLGNGCTWINLDLDKLKKLEDLSEIYGLDKETIEYALDRNERAHMDYHRENGTVTFIYNVLNLKKDKAYYEAFPMTFIVEHHRLITISNIKNAYVIEQMTRYLESHDTLSIYKFLFASLEIISNAYYPVIEQMDKSKDEVNGLLRQRTTKKNLFALSDLETGMVYLTAAAKQNRMLLEHIQGHALYRSFNEIEREQFDDAMIEAHQLVSMTDLISQVLQQLSASYNNILNNNLNDNLTTLTIISVLLAVLAVVTGFFGMNVPLPLTDEPHAWLYISLASAGLWIVLSLLLRKIAKKS; from the coding sequence ATGTTTTTAGAAAAACAGTTGGGCAATGGTTGTACCTGGATTAACCTAGATTTGGACAAGTTGAAAAAATTAGAGGACCTTTCTGAAATCTACGGTTTGGACAAGGAAACCATCGAATATGCGCTGGATAGAAATGAGCGTGCCCACATGGATTATCACCGTGAAAATGGGACTGTGACCTTTATCTACAATGTCTTGAACTTGAAAAAGGATAAGGCCTACTACGAAGCCTTTCCCATGACCTTTATCGTGGAACATCATCGTCTGATTACCATTAGTAATATCAAGAACGCCTATGTCATTGAACAGATGACCCGTTATCTGGAGAGTCATGACACGCTTTCGATTTACAAGTTTCTCTTTGCCAGTCTGGAAATCATCAGTAATGCCTACTATCCTGTCATCGAGCAAATGGACAAGAGTAAAGATGAGGTCAATGGGCTCTTGCGCCAGCGAACAACTAAGAAAAATCTTTTTGCGCTGTCCGACTTGGAGACTGGTATGGTTTATCTTACTGCGGCTGCCAAGCAAAATCGCATGTTGCTGGAGCATATTCAAGGGCATGCCCTCTATCGCAGTTTTAACGAGATTGAGAGAGAACAGTTTGATGATGCCATGATTGAGGCTCATCAGCTGGTATCCATGACAGACTTGATTTCTCAAGTACTCCAACAACTATCAGCATCTTATAACAACATCCTAAACAATAATCTGAATGATAATTTGACAACCTTGACCATCATTTCAGTCTTGCTAGCGGTTTTGGCAGTCGTGACAGGCTTTTTCGGAATGAATGTTCCCCTACCTTTAACAGATGAGCCCCATGCTTGGCTCTACATCAGTTTGGCTAGTGCTGGGTTGTGGATTGTCTTGTCATTGTTACTAAGGAAAATTGCGAAAAAAAGTTAA
- a CDS encoding mechanosensitive ion channel family protein, whose amino-acid sequence MKEFIQTYLNKLDITTIIENILTKVLSLLFLFLLFYIAKKLLHTMVQRIVKPSLKMSRHDVGRQKTISRLLENVFNYTLYFFLLYCILSILGLPVSSLLAGAGIAGVAIGMGAQGFLSDVINGFFILFERQLDVGDEVVLTNGPITVSGKVVSVGIRTTQLRGEDQVLHFVPNRNITVVSNFSRTDQA is encoded by the coding sequence ATGAAAGAATTTATTCAAACCTACCTCAATAAGCTTGATATAACAACGATTATTGAGAATATCTTGACCAAGGTACTTTCTCTGTTATTTCTATTTTTGCTATTCTACATAGCTAAAAAACTGCTTCATACAATGGTGCAGAGAATTGTCAAACCTTCTCTAAAAATGTCTCGTCATGATGTCGGGCGCCAAAAAACCATCTCACGTTTATTAGAGAATGTGTTTAATTATACCCTTTATTTCTTTTTGCTTTATTGTATCTTGTCTATTTTGGGTTTGCCAGTTTCTAGTTTGCTTGCTGGAGCTGGGATTGCTGGGGTGGCTATTGGGATGGGAGCCCAAGGTTTTCTGTCTGATGTCATCAATGGCTTTTTCATCCTCTTTGAACGTCAACTGGATGTAGGAGATGAGGTTGTTCTGACAAATGGTCCTATTACTGTATCGGGCAAGGTGGTTAGTGTTGGCATTCGAACAACGCAACTCAGAGGAGAAGACCAGGTTCTGCACTTCGTTCCCAATCGGAATATCACCGTCGTCAGCAATTTCTCTCGTACAGACCAGGCCTGA